In Mercurialis annua linkage group LG6, ddMerAnnu1.2, whole genome shotgun sequence, the following are encoded in one genomic region:
- the LOC126686165 gene encoding universal stress protein PHOS32 isoform X2 codes for MGKTGTRLPSFCLNRIKPHARVRSPPVHQQSKPNNANSAAKNDEQKSKEINNSAASENKLSTVVEEENNTDIGAIKRKIMIVVDSSFEAKAALLWALSHTVQTNDLLILLHVTNPSRQATGTEESTSKEAPRAYALVNSLKSMSQLKRPEIQIETTVVEGKEKGALIVEEAKKQGVALLVLGQRKRSMTWRLIMMWASNKVTSGAVEYCIQNADCMAIAIRRKNKKHGGYLITTKRHRDFWLLA; via the exons ATGGGGAAGACAGGCACAAGATTGCCAAGCTTCTGCCTGAACAGGATTAAGCCTCATGCTAGGGTTCGTTCACCACCTGTACACCAACAATCCAAGCCTAACAATGCAAATTCTGCTGCTAAAAATGATGAACAGAAGAGCAAGGAAATTAATAATTCAGCAGCATCAGAAAATAAGTTGAGTACTGTTGTTGAAGAAGAGAATAATACTGATATTGGAGCGATTAAGAGGAAAATAATGATAGTTGTTGACTCAAGTTTTGAAGCTAAAGCTGCATTACTTTGGGCTCTTTCTCATACTGTTCAAACTAATGATCTTCTCATTCTTCTTCATGTTACCAACCCATCTAGACAag CCACTGGTACTGAAGAGTCCACCAGCAAGGAGGCTCCTAGAGCTTATGCACTTGTAAACTCATTGAAGAGCATGAGCCAGTTGAAAAGACCTGAG ATACAAATTGAGACAACAGTGGTGGAAGGAAAGGAGAAAGGGGCATTAATAGTGGAAGAGGCCAAGAAACAAGGGGTGGCACTGTTGGTTCTTGGTCAAAGGAAGAGATCAATGACATGGAGACTGATAATGATGTGGGCAAGTAATAAAGTGACAAGTGGCGCAGTTGAATATTGTATTCAAAATGCTGATTGCATGGCAATTgcaattagaaggaaaaataaaaaacatggtGGCTATTTAATCACTACTAAACGTCATAGAGATTTCTGGCTTTTagcttaa
- the LOC126686165 gene encoding universal stress protein PHOS32 isoform X1, which yields MGKTGTRLPSFCLNRIKPHARVRSPPVHQQSKPNNANSAAKNDEQKSKEINNSAASENKLSTVVEEENNTDIGAIKRKIMIVVDSSFEAKAALLWALSHTVQTNDLLILLHVTNPSRQETATGTEESTSKEAPRAYALVNSLKSMSQLKRPEIQIETTVVEGKEKGALIVEEAKKQGVALLVLGQRKRSMTWRLIMMWASNKVTSGAVEYCIQNADCMAIAIRRKNKKHGGYLITTKRHRDFWLLA from the exons ATGGGGAAGACAGGCACAAGATTGCCAAGCTTCTGCCTGAACAGGATTAAGCCTCATGCTAGGGTTCGTTCACCACCTGTACACCAACAATCCAAGCCTAACAATGCAAATTCTGCTGCTAAAAATGATGAACAGAAGAGCAAGGAAATTAATAATTCAGCAGCATCAGAAAATAAGTTGAGTACTGTTGTTGAAGAAGAGAATAATACTGATATTGGAGCGATTAAGAGGAAAATAATGATAGTTGTTGACTCAAGTTTTGAAGCTAAAGCTGCATTACTTTGGGCTCTTTCTCATACTGTTCAAACTAATGATCTTCTCATTCTTCTTCATGTTACCAACCCATCTAGACAag AAACAGCCACTGGTACTGAAGAGTCCACCAGCAAGGAGGCTCCTAGAGCTTATGCACTTGTAAACTCATTGAAGAGCATGAGCCAGTTGAAAAGACCTGAG ATACAAATTGAGACAACAGTGGTGGAAGGAAAGGAGAAAGGGGCATTAATAGTGGAAGAGGCCAAGAAACAAGGGGTGGCACTGTTGGTTCTTGGTCAAAGGAAGAGATCAATGACATGGAGACTGATAATGATGTGGGCAAGTAATAAAGTGACAAGTGGCGCAGTTGAATATTGTATTCAAAATGCTGATTGCATGGCAATTgcaattagaaggaaaaataaaaaacatggtGGCTATTTAATCACTACTAAACGTCATAGAGATTTCTGGCTTTTagcttaa